The Deltaproteobacteria bacterium genome has a segment encoding these proteins:
- a CDS encoding amino acid ABC transporter permease, with protein MTFPRFPFRVRCSSMCAIFAYVLTMTAIVWTVLHGAEASGYHWQWYRVPRFLIRPDGSPGPLLHGAGITLLVSSLGFVGAGVLAMITALLRLSDSIVGRAMARVYLESIRNTPLLVQIFFIYFVVAPIIDIDRLAAAVLALSLFEGAYASEIIRAGILAVPKGQWEGAWSLGMSPGTVYGRIILPQALRHGLPPLTSQGVSLIKDSALVSTIAIFDLTMQGQAIVAETFLSFEIWFTVAGMYLVATWSLSGLAKRLETARRA; from the coding sequence ATGACATTCCCACGATTCCCCTTCCGAGTCCGATGTTCCTCGATGTGCGCGATCTTCGCATATGTCCTGACCATGACCGCCATCGTCTGGACCGTGCTCCATGGCGCCGAAGCGTCCGGGTATCACTGGCAATGGTACCGGGTGCCCCGTTTTTTGATCCGCCCCGACGGTTCGCCCGGCCCGCTGCTCCACGGCGCGGGGATCACGTTGCTGGTCTCGAGCCTTGGCTTCGTGGGGGCAGGAGTACTGGCGATGATCACGGCCCTGCTGCGCCTGTCGGACTCCATCGTGGGACGGGCCATGGCCCGTGTTTATCTGGAATCGATCCGGAACACCCCGCTGCTGGTGCAAATCTTTTTCATCTACTTCGTGGTCGCGCCGATCATCGACATCGACCGCCTGGCCGCGGCCGTTCTGGCCTTGTCCCTCTTCGAGGGGGCCTATGCCTCGGAAATCATCCGCGCCGGCATCCTGGCCGTGCCCAAGGGGCAATGGGAAGGAGCCTGGAGCCTGGGCATGAGCCCCGGAACAGTGTATGGTCGGATCATCCTGCCCCAGGCCCTGCGCCACGGCCTGCCGCCCCTGACCAGCCAGGGCGTGTCGCTCATCAAGGATTCGGCGCTGGTTTCAACCATCGCCATTTTCGATCTGACCATGCAAGGACAGGCCATCGTGGCTGAAACATTCCTGAGCTTTGAAATCTGGTTCACCGTGGCGGGCATGTACCTGGTGGCCACCTGGAGTCTCTCCGGATTGGCCAAGCGTCTGGAAACCGCGCGCCGAGCCTAA
- the pal gene encoding peptidoglycan-associated lipoprotein Pal, with protein MKKLGISGLILLVLGLAMAGGCAKKVSSTPAVSPPVATSQDFGGGMSAEELEARRQAEAQLRAIDTIGAERIYFAFDKSDLTPESRQVLTEKAALMKEFPALEALIEGHCDERGTNEYNMALGARRAQAAHDYLVQLGVAPARLSLISYGEERPAVPESNEEAWAKNRRDEFKASAVK; from the coding sequence ATGAAAAAGTTAGGCATTTCGGGATTGATTTTGCTGGTGCTTGGGCTTGCGATGGCTGGCGGTTGCGCCAAAAAGGTCAGTTCGACTCCGGCGGTTTCGCCACCCGTGGCCACCAGTCAGGATTTCGGCGGCGGTATGTCGGCCGAGGAGCTTGAAGCGCGGCGTCAAGCGGAAGCGCAGCTTCGGGCCATCGACACCATTGGCGCGGAACGGATCTATTTTGCCTTCGACAAAAGCGATCTGACGCCCGAGTCCCGGCAGGTTTTGACGGAAAAGGCCGCGCTGATGAAGGAATTTCCCGCGTTGGAGGCCCTGATCGAGGGCCATTGCGACGAGCGGGGGACCAACGAGTACAACATGGCTCTCGGTGCCCGGCGGGCGCAGGCCGCGCATGACTATCTTGTTCAGCTTGGCGTCGCGCCGGCACGGTTGAGCTTGATCAGTTATGGCGAGGAGCGCCCGGCCGTGCCGGAGTCCAACGAAGAGGCCTGGGCCAAGAATCGGCGGGATGAATTCAAGGCCAGCGCCGTCAAATAG
- a CDS encoding ATPase P, which translates to MLDLDIPGFGHLRLEHLVLDFNGTLALDGHVQPGVFSRLSQLKAFLSIHILTADTFGTVKTTFASTPFTIHILPQGNENNAKRDYVRALGPSTCACLGNGNNDAAMLSEAALSMAVLQPEGTAWKALSSAMLAVPGIESALDLLLHPARLKATLRF; encoded by the coding sequence ATGCTCGACCTTGACATTCCCGGCTTCGGCCACCTGCGACTGGAACATCTCGTGCTCGATTTCAACGGAACCCTGGCCCTGGACGGACACGTCCAGCCCGGAGTCTTTTCCCGCTTGAGCCAACTCAAGGCATTCTTGTCCATTCACATCCTGACCGCGGACACCTTCGGCACAGTCAAAACCACGTTTGCCAGCACGCCTTTCACGATCCATATCCTGCCCCAAGGCAATGAGAACAACGCCAAGCGGGACTATGTCCGCGCCCTGGGCCCCAGCACCTGCGCCTGCCTGGGCAACGGCAACAACGACGCGGCCATGCTGTCCGAGGCGGCCCTGTCCATGGCCGTGCTGCAACCCGAAGGCACGGCCTGGAAAGCCCTGTCCTCGGCCATGCTCGCCGTGCCCGGCATCGAATCCGCCCTGGACCTGCTCCTGCATCCGGCCCGCCTCAAGGCCACGCTCCGGTTCTAA
- a CDS encoding transporter substrate-binding domain-containing protein yields the protein MFRFLLALLLVSMVMPATAMAEPGPGILDGIQQRGVLRVGFDTFVPWAMKDKNGEYIGFETDVARRLAQDMGVQVEFVPTKWSGIIPALLTGKFDIIIGGMGILPSRNLKVNFSRPYEYSGMSMVASRKLAPDMSTLADFDKPEVTLAVKTGATSVAAAKKHMPRATLRMFDDEAQALQEVLNGRAHAMVASAPFPEQQAIRHRDALYLPLNGETFTKEPIGFAIRKGDVDFLNFLDNWIAVTESEGWLAERHAYWFRTMDWETKIK from the coding sequence ATGTTCCGCTTTCTCCTCGCCCTGCTTCTGGTATCCATGGTCATGCCCGCGACGGCCATGGCGGAACCCGGACCAGGGATTCTGGACGGCATCCAACAACGCGGCGTGCTGCGCGTGGGCTTCGACACCTTTGTCCCCTGGGCCATGAAAGACAAAAATGGCGAATACATTGGTTTCGAGACCGATGTGGCCCGCCGCTTGGCCCAGGACATGGGCGTTCAGGTCGAATTCGTGCCCACCAAGTGGTCCGGCATCATCCCGGCGCTTTTGACCGGAAAATTCGACATCATCATTGGCGGCATGGGAATTCTCCCCAGCCGGAATCTGAAAGTGAACTTCTCCCGGCCCTACGAGTATTCTGGCATGTCCATGGTCGCCAGCCGCAAACTGGCGCCCGATATGAGCACGCTGGCCGACTTCGACAAGCCAGAAGTAACCCTGGCCGTGAAAACCGGCGCGACATCGGTGGCCGCGGCCAAAAAACACATGCCCCGCGCCACGCTGCGCATGTTCGACGACGAAGCCCAGGCCTTGCAGGAAGTTCTGAACGGCCGCGCCCACGCCATGGTGGCCTCGGCGCCCTTTCCCGAGCAACAGGCCATCCGGCATCGCGACGCCCTGTATCTGCCCTTGAACGGCGAAACCTTCACCAAGGAACCCATCGGCTTCGCCATTCGCAAGGGCGATGTCGATTTCCTCAACTTCCTGGATAATTGGATAGCCGTGACGGAATCCGAGGGATGGCTGGCCGAACGGCACGCCTATTGGTTCCGAACCATGGACTGGGAAACCAAGATCAAGTGA
- a CDS encoding peroxiredoxin: protein MTEHALPAPGEPAPGFCLRGTSEADLRLEDFRGQWVVLYFYPKDNTPGCTTEAREFSALMPEFSALGCVILGVSPDSMKTHHNFIAKQDLRIELLSDPDHAILEQFGAWRLKKNYGKEYMGVVRSTVLIDPQGIVRHVWPKVKAAGHAAEVLNTLRQLR from the coding sequence ATGACCGAACACGCGCTTCCCGCCCCCGGCGAACCGGCCCCGGGATTCTGTCTCCGTGGCACCTCGGAGGCGGACCTCCGTCTGGAAGATTTTCGGGGCCAATGGGTGGTGCTGTACTTCTATCCCAAGGACAACACCCCCGGCTGCACCACCGAAGCCCGGGAATTCTCGGCCCTGATGCCGGAATTCTCGGCCCTGGGCTGCGTCATCCTGGGCGTGAGCCCGGATTCCATGAAGACCCACCACAACTTCATCGCCAAACAAGACCTGCGTATCGAACTGCTGAGCGACCCCGATCACGCGATACTGGAACAATTCGGCGCCTGGCGGCTCAAAAAAAATTACGGCAAGGAATACATGGGCGTGGTCCGATCCACCGTGCTCATCGATCCCCAAGGCATTGTCCGTCACGTCTGGCCCAAGGTGAAGGCGGCCGGCCACGCGGCCGAGGTTCTGAACACCCTGCGGCAACTGCGCTAA
- a CDS encoding GGDEF domain-containing protein → MNHDQHQVLGALLDEVAACARKKDSVRCRRLLDSVRAWGHDVLASAPGAPRTELEELRQKLHASKTAFETTVGAYKDLLETFEIFRSSIDIIQQAKRLDELPQAIEHVRQLRGMHALHMVLDQNFFGPDRPDCFGWAPSHQLREHMIQFTPALHWPMLYLGDINGVENPAFFLESGQMPDNGSCVIFALRHKYQSGAIIGFFAACDPSPDRYGPDKATDFLGHFCDILASTLVNALEHAQLEELSVRDSLTGVNNRAYLERHAPRILEFATRRDFPVHLCFIDLNGFKAVNDTLGHDAGDQILISVAQTIQVMVRNYDIFVRLGGDEFVVLLPDTDEAKAKSFRDRLENALDHIDVQTVCGHDTPLRVSASVGVARHQAGQTLDELLREADRLMYAAKSSKPQPPRTP, encoded by the coding sequence ATGAACCACGATCAACACCAGGTTCTCGGCGCCCTGCTGGACGAGGTGGCCGCATGCGCGCGCAAAAAGGACTCGGTCCGCTGTCGGCGGCTTTTGGACAGCGTCCGCGCCTGGGGGCATGACGTTTTAGCGTCCGCCCCCGGCGCGCCGCGCACGGAACTGGAAGAACTGCGTCAAAAACTGCACGCCTCCAAAACCGCCTTCGAAACCACGGTCGGCGCCTACAAGGATCTTTTGGAGACCTTCGAAATTTTCCGTTCCAGCATCGATATCATCCAACAAGCCAAGCGATTGGACGAATTGCCCCAGGCCATCGAGCACGTCCGCCAACTGCGGGGCATGCATGCCCTGCACATGGTTCTGGATCAGAATTTTTTCGGCCCGGACAGACCCGACTGCTTTGGCTGGGCGCCCTCCCACCAGTTGCGCGAGCACATGATCCAATTCACCCCGGCTCTCCACTGGCCCATGCTCTACCTTGGAGACATCAACGGCGTCGAGAATCCTGCCTTTTTCCTCGAATCCGGACAAATGCCCGACAACGGCTCCTGCGTCATTTTCGCGCTGCGCCATAAATACCAGTCCGGCGCGATCATCGGCTTTTTCGCGGCCTGCGATCCGTCCCCGGACCGATACGGACCGGACAAGGCCACGGATTTTCTCGGCCATTTCTGCGATATCCTGGCCAGCACCCTGGTCAACGCCCTGGAACACGCCCAGCTCGAGGAATTAAGCGTGCGTGACTCCCTGACCGGGGTCAACAACCGGGCCTACCTGGAACGCCACGCCCCGCGCATTCTGGAATTCGCCACGCGCCGGGATTTTCCCGTCCATCTGTGTTTCATCGACCTGAACGGGTTCAAGGCCGTCAACGACACCCTGGGGCACGACGCCGGAGACCAGATCCTGATCAGCGTGGCCCAAACCATCCAGGTCATGGTCCGCAATTACGACATCTTTGTCCGTCTCGGCGGCGATGAATTCGTGGTTCTCCTGCCCGACACCGACGAAGCCAAGGCTAAATCCTTCCGTGACCGCCTGGAAAATGCCCTGGACCACATCGATGTCCAGACTGTTTGCGGCCACGACACGCCGCTGCGGGTCTCCGCGTCCGTGGGCGTGGCCCGCCATCAGGCCGGCCAAACCCTGGACGAACTGCTGCGCGAGGCCGACCGGCTCATGTACGCGGCCAAATCCTCCAAACCCCAACCACCCAGGACGCCATAA
- a CDS encoding NAD(P)/FAD-dependent oxidoreductase — translation MKHFDLIVIGGGPAGLLAAATAAGRGASTLLLERMDRPGRKLRICGKGRGNIGNTAPLEEFLSHFGKNFRFLRPACGHFFTQDSIDLLTHLGVPTKIERGGRIFPESDSAQDLVDAYVRHARTQGATIQTGARIRDIRRVEAEFEVRAGAQGFRAARVVLATGGASYPATGSTGDGYELAKSLGHAIVPIAPALVPLVTAGDTAARLQGLSLKNVRAELRLDGKKAAEGMGEMLFTHFGLSGPIILTLSKAAVRGLNAGQGVAMVLDLKPALDPAKLDARLLRDLNEHGKMHVENLLRGLMPPKLIPVCLDQTGLVPDKAAHQISAAERKTLRQWLKALTLPVIGHRPLREAIVTAGGVPLAEVNPKTMESRIQPGLFLAGEVLDMDADTGGFNLQAALSTGYLAGLSAARRA, via the coding sequence ATGAAACATTTCGACCTCATCGTCATCGGCGGCGGTCCCGCCGGTCTTCTGGCCGCGGCCACGGCCGCCGGGCGCGGCGCGTCCACCCTGCTTTTGGAACGCATGGACCGACCAGGGCGCAAGCTGCGCATCTGCGGCAAGGGCCGGGGCAACATCGGCAACACCGCGCCCCTGGAAGAATTTCTAAGCCATTTCGGCAAGAACTTCCGTTTCCTGCGTCCGGCCTGTGGCCACTTCTTCACCCAGGACAGCATCGACCTTTTGACCCATCTGGGCGTGCCGACCAAAATCGAACGCGGCGGTCGCATTTTCCCGGAAAGCGACAGCGCCCAGGATCTGGTGGACGCCTATGTCCGCCACGCCAGGACCCAGGGCGCGACCATCCAGACCGGGGCCCGCATCCGCGACATCCGCCGCGTCGAGGCGGAATTCGAGGTCCGCGCCGGCGCCCAGGGCTTCCGCGCCGCGCGGGTTGTCCTGGCTACTGGTGGCGCCTCCTACCCAGCCACGGGCTCCACCGGCGACGGGTACGAACTGGCCAAAAGTCTGGGGCACGCCATCGTTCCCATCGCTCCGGCCCTTGTTCCCCTGGTCACGGCCGGGGACACGGCCGCCCGGCTCCAGGGCTTGTCCCTCAAAAATGTCCGGGCCGAATTGCGCCTGGACGGCAAAAAAGCGGCCGAGGGAATGGGGGAGATGCTCTTCACGCATTTCGGCCTGTCCGGGCCCATCATCCTGACCTTGAGCAAGGCCGCCGTGCGGGGCCTGAACGCCGGCCAAGGCGTGGCCATGGTCCTGGACCTGAAACCCGCCCTGGACCCGGCCAAACTCGACGCCCGTCTGCTGCGGGATCTGAACGAACACGGCAAGATGCACGTCGAAAACCTGCTGCGCGGACTGATGCCACCCAAGCTCATCCCGGTGTGCCTGGATCAGACCGGTCTTGTTCCGGACAAGGCCGCGCACCAGATTTCGGCGGCCGAACGCAAGACGCTGCGGCAATGGCTCAAGGCGCTGACCCTGCCTGTCATCGGACATCGGCCGCTGCGCGAGGCCATTGTCACCGCTGGCGGCGTGCCCCTGGCCGAGGTCAACCCCAAAACCATGGAATCCCGCATCCAGCCCGGACTCTTTCTGGCCGGCGAAGTCCTGGACATGGACGCCGACACGGGCGGATTCAATCTCCAGGCGGCGTTGTCCACCGGGTACCTGGCCGGACTTTCCGCCGCGCGTCGGGCCTGA
- a CDS encoding amino acid ABC transporter permease, translating into MARTARPGRPGRGLNRLDLVLLCLGGAVAGYLIIHGRGPAQGWNWEILGPYLLREDGRPGLLLQGLLTTIRLTCWSAGCALIIGIAAGLARTSTNPYPRLMSATFVELCRNTPPLVLIFLCYYFLADQLIPGAGLQNLARHAPAWLQASLEAILGPLGQMDAFLSAALTLGLYEGAYVAEIVRGGILAVPAGQWEAGRALGFPKSTLLRLVILPQAARNTVPPLAGQLISTIKDSAIVSAISIQELTFQGTQIMATTYHTFEIWSCVALLYFLLTFSCSLAATRLEQRLRRAYTI; encoded by the coding sequence ATGGCCCGGACGGCCCGACCGGGACGACCGGGCCGTGGGCTGAACAGACTTGACCTGGTCTTGCTTTGCCTTGGCGGCGCGGTGGCCGGATATCTGATCATCCATGGCCGCGGGCCGGCCCAAGGCTGGAACTGGGAAATTCTAGGCCCGTACCTGCTCCGCGAAGACGGACGGCCAGGGCTGCTTCTTCAAGGACTCCTCACCACCATCCGCCTGACCTGTTGGTCGGCGGGATGCGCCCTGATTATCGGCATCGCGGCGGGCTTGGCGCGGACCAGCACCAATCCGTACCCCCGGCTCATGAGCGCGACCTTCGTTGAGCTCTGCCGCAACACGCCGCCGCTGGTCCTGATTTTTTTGTGTTACTATTTCCTGGCGGATCAACTCATCCCCGGCGCCGGGCTCCAAAATTTAGCCCGACATGCCCCGGCCTGGCTTCAAGCCTCGCTGGAGGCAATTCTGGGTCCCCTGGGGCAGATGGACGCCTTCCTAAGCGCCGCCCTGACATTGGGCCTGTACGAAGGCGCCTATGTCGCCGAAATCGTGCGCGGCGGCATCCTGGCCGTGCCCGCCGGCCAATGGGAAGCCGGCCGGGCCCTCGGCTTTCCAAAGTCCACGCTCCTCCGTCTCGTGATCCTGCCCCAGGCCGCGCGAAACACGGTCCCCCCCCTGGCCGGCCAGCTCATCTCGACCATCAAGGACTCGGCCATCGTTTCGGCGATCTCCATCCAGGAACTGACCTTCCAAGGAACGCAAATCATGGCCACCACCTACCACACCTTTGAAATCTGGTCCTGCGTGGCCCTGCTCTATTTTCTGCTGACCTTTTCCTGTTCCCTGGCCGCAACCCGCCTGGAACAGCGCCTGCGCCGGGCCTACACAATCTGA
- a CDS encoding methyl-accepting chemotaxis protein, with translation MFNLRSIKFTTKLFIGILTILVLSIFTVNTVTTIQVRSDLFKLGREDLKSISDSVFNSLVAQHSILQEKLSGDMLILENELSDLGAISLDTMNMRSQTITNQVTKAQEQATFPTLNANGVILNGNDQIVDSLQRMVGGVATIFQVVDGKLLRITTNVVDAVGKRAVGTYIPSDSPVYKTIMRGDTYTGRAFVVNDWYLTAYKPLKDVTGKIIGAMFVGRSILTPQLREILTATKAAGVGDFFVYNSEGTLLVHSKLEGQNIFELPGVGELYRTHKGGFIDYEWDGDTTISHTQYFEPWDWHLGVGLSTTQMLRGLDQKIILESVLVGGIAIVLGIVVSILLIRAISRPLAQLAAQSLKMAEGDYTVNFSYPAKDAIGNLAESMTTMVERTKEMLGEITAATQALAASSSELSAISTQMTGNSTQTAHLAGTVNSSAEDVSGNMNSVSAAMEEAAINMNTVATAAEEMSATIQEIAQNSERARNTTASAVDKSRTTSERVHELGSAAKEINAVTTTITAISSQTNLLALNATIEAARAGEAGRGFAVVANEIKELALQTAKATEDIREKINGIQSVTGQTVHEISEITDVISEVNDIVGTIAAAVEEQSVTTRDIAENVGQASMGISEINGNVATSSSMTRSISQDIEKVRLASEEMTMSSQTVQQSATELSTLAERLAELVSRFKI, from the coding sequence ATGTTCAATCTTCGGTCCATCAAGTTCACAACCAAACTTTTTATCGGCATTCTGACCATCCTCGTCCTTTCCATCTTCACCGTGAACACGGTCACCACCATCCAGGTCCGCTCCGATCTCTTCAAGCTCGGCCGCGAGGACTTGAAAAGCATCAGTGACTCGGTTTTCAATTCCCTGGTCGCCCAGCATTCCATCCTGCAGGAAAAACTAAGCGGCGACATGCTGATCCTGGAAAATGAACTCAGCGACCTGGGCGCGATCTCCCTCGACACCATGAACATGCGCTCCCAGACCATCACCAACCAGGTGACCAAGGCCCAGGAACAGGCCACCTTTCCGACGCTAAACGCCAATGGCGTCATCCTCAACGGCAACGACCAGATCGTGGACTCGCTCCAACGCATGGTCGGCGGCGTGGCCACCATTTTCCAAGTGGTGGACGGCAAGCTGCTGCGCATCACCACCAATGTCGTGGACGCGGTCGGAAAACGAGCCGTGGGCACGTACATCCCCTCCGACAGCCCGGTCTACAAAACCATCATGCGTGGCGACACATACACGGGACGCGCCTTTGTCGTGAACGATTGGTATTTGACCGCCTACAAACCCCTCAAGGATGTCACGGGGAAAATCATTGGCGCCATGTTCGTTGGACGCAGCATCCTGACGCCGCAGTTGCGGGAAATCCTGACCGCCACCAAGGCAGCCGGCGTTGGCGACTTTTTTGTCTACAACTCCGAAGGCACCCTGCTCGTCCACTCCAAGCTTGAAGGTCAAAATATCTTTGAACTGCCCGGAGTCGGTGAACTCTACCGGACTCACAAAGGCGGCTTCATCGACTATGAATGGGACGGCGACACCACAATCTCCCACACCCAGTACTTTGAACCCTGGGATTGGCATCTGGGCGTTGGCCTGAGCACCACCCAGATGTTGCGCGGCCTGGACCAAAAAATCATCCTCGAAAGCGTTCTCGTCGGCGGCATCGCCATCGTCCTCGGCATCGTGGTCTCGATCTTGCTGATCCGGGCCATTTCCCGCCCCCTGGCCCAGCTGGCGGCCCAAAGCCTAAAAATGGCCGAAGGCGACTACACCGTGAACTTCTCCTATCCCGCCAAGGACGCCATCGGCAACCTGGCCGAATCCATGACCACCATGGTCGAAAGGACCAAGGAAATGCTCGGCGAAATCACCGCCGCGACCCAGGCCCTGGCGGCCTCGTCCTCGGAGCTCTCGGCCATCTCCACCCAGATGACCGGCAATTCGACCCAGACCGCCCATCTGGCCGGCACCGTCAACAGCTCGGCCGAAGACGTCAGCGGCAACATGAACTCGGTGTCCGCGGCCATGGAAGAAGCCGCCATCAACATGAACACCGTGGCCACGGCGGCCGAGGAAATGTCGGCCACGATCCAGGAAATCGCCCAAAATTCCGAGCGGGCCAGAAACACCACCGCCAGCGCGGTGGACAAATCCAGAACCACGTCGGAACGCGTTCACGAGCTGGGCTCGGCGGCCAAGGAAATCAACGCGGTCACGACCACCATCACGGCCATCTCCTCCCAAACGAATCTCTTGGCCCTGAACGCGACCATCGAAGCGGCGCGGGCCGGGGAAGCCGGCCGGGGGTTTGCCGTTGTCGCCAACGAAATCAAGGAGCTGGCCCTGCAAACCGCCAAGGCCACCGAGGACATCCGGGAAAAAATCAACGGCATCCAGTCCGTGACCGGCCAGACCGTGCATGAAATCAGCGAAATCACGGACGTCATCAGCGAGGTCAACGACATCGTTGGCACCATCGCCGCCGCCGTGGAGGAACAATCCGTGACCACGCGGGACATCGCCGAAAACGTCGGCCAAGCGTCCATGGGCATCTCCGAAATCAATGGCAATGTGGCCACCAGTTCGTCCATGACCCGATCCATCAGCCAGGACATCGAAAAAGTCCGCCTCGCTTCCGAGGAGATGACCATGAGCAGCCAGACCGTGCAGCAAAGCGCCACGGAGCTGTCCACCCTGGCCGAGCGCCTGGCGGAGCTCGTGTCGCGCTTCAAAATCTGA
- a CDS encoding universal stress protein gives MTMFSKILCPVDFSDASPAIAKTALEFARKFDAEVLVVYVAPSMIQYEIFDLPAASLPQLVGDIVSGAEKTMAEFISTHFSGIHASGKVVSGDAAESIVNLAQSEKADIIIMATHGRQGLNRLLFGSVAEKVVKTSPIPVMTIRPV, from the coding sequence ATGACCATGTTTTCCAAAATTCTTTGTCCGGTTGATTTTTCGGACGCAAGTCCGGCCATCGCCAAAACAGCGCTGGAATTCGCCCGGAAATTCGACGCCGAAGTACTCGTCGTCTATGTCGCGCCATCCATGATCCAATACGAAATATTCGACCTGCCCGCGGCTTCCCTGCCGCAATTGGTCGGGGATATCGTCAGCGGAGCGGAAAAAACCATGGCCGAATTCATTTCCACGCATTTCAGCGGTATCCACGCCAGCGGCAAGGTGGTCAGCGGCGACGCGGCCGAATCCATCGTCAACCTAGCCCAGTCCGAAAAGGCGGACATCATCATCATGGCCACCCACGGTCGCCAGGGCCTAAACAGGCTCCTCTTCGGCTCGGTGGCCGAAAAAGTGGTCAAGACCTCGCCCATTCCCGTCATGACCATCCGGCCCGTGTAG